In one window of Anser cygnoides isolate HZ-2024a breed goose chromosome 3, Taihu_goose_T2T_genome, whole genome shotgun sequence DNA:
- the BTBD3 gene encoding BTB/POZ domain-containing protein 3 isoform X1, protein MPFPFPCWPSVHVLPQSPAPRVSASFWSEKVRRWYISGGVCKLVCLDCFLKETVKNRSKKSSKKGNSSSSSSSSKLPPVCYEIITLKTKKKKKMAADIFPRKKPANTNTTAVQQYHQQNLNNNNTIPAPNWQGLYPTIRERNAVMFNNDLMADVHFVVGPPGGTQRLPGHKYVLAVGSSVFHAMFYGELAEDKDEIRIPDVEPAAFLAMLKYIYCDEIDLAADTVLATLYAAKKYIVPHLARACVNFLETSLSAKNACVLLSQSCLFEEPDLTQRCWEVIDAQAELALKSEGFCDIDFQTLESILRRETLNAKEIVVFEAALNWAEVECQRQELTATIENKRKVLGKALYLIRIPTMALDDFANGAAQSGILTLNETNDIFLWYTAAKKPELQFVSKPRKGLVPQRCHRFQSCAYRSNQWRYRGRCDSIQFAVDKRVFIAGFGLYGSSCGSAEYSAKIELKRQGVILGQNLSKYFSDGSSNTFPVWFEYPVQIEPDTFYTASVILDGNELSYFGQEGMTEVQCGKVTVQFQCSSDSTNGTGVQGGQIPELIFYA, encoded by the exons AtgccctttcccttcccctgttGGCCCAGTGTCCATGTGCTCCCCCAAAGCCCAGCGCCTCGTGTTTCTGCAAGTTTTTGGTCTGAGAAAGTCCGGCGGTGGTACATTTCAGGTGGAGTTTGTAAACTCGTCTGCCTGGATTGTTTCCTCAAAG AGACGGTCAAGAACAGGTCCAAGAAGAGCTCTAAGAAGggaaatagcagcagcagcagtagtagCAGCAAATTGCCTCCAGTTTGCTATGAAATCATTACCTTGAAGaccaaaaagaagaagaagatggcTGCTGATATTTTTCCCCGAAAGAAACCAGCCAACACTAATACAACTGCTGTCCAGCAGTACCACCAGCAAAATCTCAATAACAACAACACTATTCCTGCACCAAACTGGCAAGGACTTTATCCAACCATCAGAGAGAG AAATGCAGTGATGTTCAACAATGACTTGATGGCAGATGTTCATTTTGTGGTCGGGCCACCAGGTGGGACCCAGCGGCTGCCAGGACACAAA TATGTCCTGGCTGTTGGGAGCTCGGTATTCCATGCGATGTTTTACGGAGAGCTTGCTGAGGACAAAGATGAAATCCGTATACCAGATGTTGAGCCTGCTGCTTTTCTCGCAATGCTGAA aTACATCTATTGTGATGAAATTGATTTGGCTGCCGATACCGTACTGGCCACTCTTTATGCTGCCAAGAAGTACATCGTCCCTCATCTTGCCCGTGCCTGCGTTAACTTTCTAGAAACAAGTCTAAGCGCAAAGAACGCCTGCGTGCTGCTTTCCCAGAGCTGCCTGTTCGAGGAACCTGACCTGACCCAGCGCTGTTGGGAAGTGATTGATGCCCAAGCCGAGCTAGCTTTGAAGTCTGAGGGCTTCTGTGACATTGATTTTCAGACGCTTGAAAGCATTCTCCGAAGGGAGACTCTGAATGCCAAAGAAATTGTCGTTTTCGAAGCGGCTCTGAACTGGGCCGAAGTGGAGTGTCAGCGACAAGAGCTGACGGCTACCATAGAGAATAAGCGCAAAGTCCTGGGGAAGGCTCTGTACTTGATTCGCATCCCCACCATGGCACTCGACGACTTTGCGAATGGCGCTGCTCAGTCTGGGATTCTGACCCTCAACGAGACCAATGATATCTTCCTTTGGTACACAGCTGCCAAAAAGCCAGAGTTGCAGTTTGTCAGCAAGCCCCGGAAAGGGCTCGTTCCTCAGCGGTGCCACCGCTTTCAGTCCTGTGCTTACCGCAGCAACCAGTGGCGTTACAGGGGCCGGTGTGACAGCATCCAGTTTGCTGTTGATAAAAGAGTGTTCATCGCTGGCTTTGGGCTGTACGGCTCCAGCTGTGGATCGGCAGAGTACAGTGCCAAGATTGAACTCAAACGGCAAGGAGTTATCCTAGGCCAGAACTTGAGTAAATATTTCTCAGATGGTTCTAGTAACACTTTTCCTGTGTGGTTTGAATATCCAGTGCAGATTGAGCCTGACACCTTCTACACAGCTAGCGTGATTCTGGATGGTAACGAACTCAGCTACTTTGGACAGGAAGGAATGACAGAAGTTCAGTGTGGGAAAGTGACTGTTCAGTTTCAGTGCTCTTCGGACAGTACAAATGGCACTGGGGTACAGGGGGGACAGATTCCCGAACTGATATTTTATGCTTGA
- the BTBD3 gene encoding BTB/POZ domain-containing protein 3 isoform X2 produces the protein MAADIFPRKKPANTNTTAVQQYHQQNLNNNNTIPAPNWQGLYPTIRERNAVMFNNDLMADVHFVVGPPGGTQRLPGHKYVLAVGSSVFHAMFYGELAEDKDEIRIPDVEPAAFLAMLKYIYCDEIDLAADTVLATLYAAKKYIVPHLARACVNFLETSLSAKNACVLLSQSCLFEEPDLTQRCWEVIDAQAELALKSEGFCDIDFQTLESILRRETLNAKEIVVFEAALNWAEVECQRQELTATIENKRKVLGKALYLIRIPTMALDDFANGAAQSGILTLNETNDIFLWYTAAKKPELQFVSKPRKGLVPQRCHRFQSCAYRSNQWRYRGRCDSIQFAVDKRVFIAGFGLYGSSCGSAEYSAKIELKRQGVILGQNLSKYFSDGSSNTFPVWFEYPVQIEPDTFYTASVILDGNELSYFGQEGMTEVQCGKVTVQFQCSSDSTNGTGVQGGQIPELIFYA, from the exons atggcTGCTGATATTTTTCCCCGAAAGAAACCAGCCAACACTAATACAACTGCTGTCCAGCAGTACCACCAGCAAAATCTCAATAACAACAACACTATTCCTGCACCAAACTGGCAAGGACTTTATCCAACCATCAGAGAGAG AAATGCAGTGATGTTCAACAATGACTTGATGGCAGATGTTCATTTTGTGGTCGGGCCACCAGGTGGGACCCAGCGGCTGCCAGGACACAAA TATGTCCTGGCTGTTGGGAGCTCGGTATTCCATGCGATGTTTTACGGAGAGCTTGCTGAGGACAAAGATGAAATCCGTATACCAGATGTTGAGCCTGCTGCTTTTCTCGCAATGCTGAA aTACATCTATTGTGATGAAATTGATTTGGCTGCCGATACCGTACTGGCCACTCTTTATGCTGCCAAGAAGTACATCGTCCCTCATCTTGCCCGTGCCTGCGTTAACTTTCTAGAAACAAGTCTAAGCGCAAAGAACGCCTGCGTGCTGCTTTCCCAGAGCTGCCTGTTCGAGGAACCTGACCTGACCCAGCGCTGTTGGGAAGTGATTGATGCCCAAGCCGAGCTAGCTTTGAAGTCTGAGGGCTTCTGTGACATTGATTTTCAGACGCTTGAAAGCATTCTCCGAAGGGAGACTCTGAATGCCAAAGAAATTGTCGTTTTCGAAGCGGCTCTGAACTGGGCCGAAGTGGAGTGTCAGCGACAAGAGCTGACGGCTACCATAGAGAATAAGCGCAAAGTCCTGGGGAAGGCTCTGTACTTGATTCGCATCCCCACCATGGCACTCGACGACTTTGCGAATGGCGCTGCTCAGTCTGGGATTCTGACCCTCAACGAGACCAATGATATCTTCCTTTGGTACACAGCTGCCAAAAAGCCAGAGTTGCAGTTTGTCAGCAAGCCCCGGAAAGGGCTCGTTCCTCAGCGGTGCCACCGCTTTCAGTCCTGTGCTTACCGCAGCAACCAGTGGCGTTACAGGGGCCGGTGTGACAGCATCCAGTTTGCTGTTGATAAAAGAGTGTTCATCGCTGGCTTTGGGCTGTACGGCTCCAGCTGTGGATCGGCAGAGTACAGTGCCAAGATTGAACTCAAACGGCAAGGAGTTATCCTAGGCCAGAACTTGAGTAAATATTTCTCAGATGGTTCTAGTAACACTTTTCCTGTGTGGTTTGAATATCCAGTGCAGATTGAGCCTGACACCTTCTACACAGCTAGCGTGATTCTGGATGGTAACGAACTCAGCTACTTTGGACAGGAAGGAATGACAGAAGTTCAGTGTGGGAAAGTGACTGTTCAGTTTCAGTGCTCTTCGGACAGTACAAATGGCACTGGGGTACAGGGGGGACAGATTCCCGAACTGATATTTTATGCTTGA
- the BTBD3 gene encoding BTB/POZ domain-containing protein 3 isoform X3 → MFYGELAEDKDEIRIPDVEPAAFLAMLKYIYCDEIDLAADTVLATLYAAKKYIVPHLARACVNFLETSLSAKNACVLLSQSCLFEEPDLTQRCWEVIDAQAELALKSEGFCDIDFQTLESILRRETLNAKEIVVFEAALNWAEVECQRQELTATIENKRKVLGKALYLIRIPTMALDDFANGAAQSGILTLNETNDIFLWYTAAKKPELQFVSKPRKGLVPQRCHRFQSCAYRSNQWRYRGRCDSIQFAVDKRVFIAGFGLYGSSCGSAEYSAKIELKRQGVILGQNLSKYFSDGSSNTFPVWFEYPVQIEPDTFYTASVILDGNELSYFGQEGMTEVQCGKVTVQFQCSSDSTNGTGVQGGQIPELIFYA, encoded by the exons ATGTTTTACGGAGAGCTTGCTGAGGACAAAGATGAAATCCGTATACCAGATGTTGAGCCTGCTGCTTTTCTCGCAATGCTGAA aTACATCTATTGTGATGAAATTGATTTGGCTGCCGATACCGTACTGGCCACTCTTTATGCTGCCAAGAAGTACATCGTCCCTCATCTTGCCCGTGCCTGCGTTAACTTTCTAGAAACAAGTCTAAGCGCAAAGAACGCCTGCGTGCTGCTTTCCCAGAGCTGCCTGTTCGAGGAACCTGACCTGACCCAGCGCTGTTGGGAAGTGATTGATGCCCAAGCCGAGCTAGCTTTGAAGTCTGAGGGCTTCTGTGACATTGATTTTCAGACGCTTGAAAGCATTCTCCGAAGGGAGACTCTGAATGCCAAAGAAATTGTCGTTTTCGAAGCGGCTCTGAACTGGGCCGAAGTGGAGTGTCAGCGACAAGAGCTGACGGCTACCATAGAGAATAAGCGCAAAGTCCTGGGGAAGGCTCTGTACTTGATTCGCATCCCCACCATGGCACTCGACGACTTTGCGAATGGCGCTGCTCAGTCTGGGATTCTGACCCTCAACGAGACCAATGATATCTTCCTTTGGTACACAGCTGCCAAAAAGCCAGAGTTGCAGTTTGTCAGCAAGCCCCGGAAAGGGCTCGTTCCTCAGCGGTGCCACCGCTTTCAGTCCTGTGCTTACCGCAGCAACCAGTGGCGTTACAGGGGCCGGTGTGACAGCATCCAGTTTGCTGTTGATAAAAGAGTGTTCATCGCTGGCTTTGGGCTGTACGGCTCCAGCTGTGGATCGGCAGAGTACAGTGCCAAGATTGAACTCAAACGGCAAGGAGTTATCCTAGGCCAGAACTTGAGTAAATATTTCTCAGATGGTTCTAGTAACACTTTTCCTGTGTGGTTTGAATATCCAGTGCAGATTGAGCCTGACACCTTCTACACAGCTAGCGTGATTCTGGATGGTAACGAACTCAGCTACTTTGGACAGGAAGGAATGACAGAAGTTCAGTGTGGGAAAGTGACTGTTCAGTTTCAGTGCTCTTCGGACAGTACAAATGGCACTGGGGTACAGGGGGGACAGATTCCCGAACTGATATTTTATGCTTGA